Part of the Shewanella eurypsychrophilus genome is shown below.
TAAGATACTAAGCACGAGTGCCGGAACGATAATCGCGAACTTTTCCAGCACCCTATGGCGCATGAATATATCATCCCAGCTTACTTTCGAGCGCTGAATGACAATATTCATTGCCCTTACTACGCCACGCTTAACAAACAGGTAAACCAGCATGGCAATCACCAAACTGGCAAACACCATCACAGAGGTAGAGACACCATCAGATGGTGTCGTATTAATTCCCCAGTTAGATAACCAATGGGTGATCTGCAACCTAATTTCTTGATCCACGATTCACTTCCCTTAGAAGTACCAATATTGATAGAAGTCTTGTTAGCAACTGGCTAACACAAGCATATTTACCGAAAAGAAAACTCAACAAAAATGACACAAACATTTCTTTTATAAGAAATTTTAGCATTCTATATTGACTGGTGTACAAAGTTTAACAACAATCTATGTCTAAAGTCAGAGATAGGACAAACTAGATGACAAAATATTTAATCATGTTGGTACTTTTAGCAACGAGCTTGCAGGCTAATGCAAATATGCCCGCGGAAGATCCAAACCCAAGCTTCACGCCGAAAATCAGCTTAACTGCTGATTATATTCCTGCAGCCATTGATATGTATGGCATCACTTTGGCCCCCTATCACCATGACCGAGATTATGCTCAATGGGGTTATTACATTGGCTATGCTAAAAGTGATAAAGATCATGCTGATATTACCTTCCCTTCGGAGAGTTACACGCAAGATACTATGTGGCGATTTGGGCTAAGCTATAGCTTAACCAACAATTTTAGTCTCTATGGCGGGGCAAGTTCATATAATCATGAAACTCACTATACCTCAGGTAAAACACCTAAGATTGTGGATGGCGAGCCGATTTGGGAAGAGGAATCAGACACGACTTGGGGCGGCGAGGTAGGATTAAGATACATGATGGATTTTGGATTGATGATAAGCACAGGTTACAACTCTGCCTCTGAAACCGCTGTTTTCAGCCTAGGTTGGGCCATCTAAAACACACCAAGCCTGCAGAAGAAGCCCTTAGCCCCTCGAGTGCAGCTCAGCCTATGAGCTGCCTACTTCTGTGTTGAATTATGCCACCAAAAATAACTCTGAACTGACCACTGACTTATACCGATTGGTATTAATTCCTGTAGCCTTAGATCTCGAGAATTGACCTTCCCCATGTAAACTGGCTAACCTATGTATAATCGATTGGTATAAACTCAGTCATCAACTTTATTAGGTTCCTTAGTCATGCATAAACGTC
Proteins encoded:
- a CDS encoding porin family protein, producing MTKYLIMLVLLATSLQANANMPAEDPNPSFTPKISLTADYIPAAIDMYGITLAPYHHDRDYAQWGYYIGYAKSDKDHADITFPSESYTQDTMWRFGLSYSLTNNFSLYGGASSYNHETHYTSGKTPKIVDGEPIWEEESDTTWGGEVGLRYMMDFGLMISTGYNSASETAVFSLGWAI